A DNA window from Propionispora vibrioides contains the following coding sequences:
- the gmk gene encoding guanylate kinase: protein MTQQGILIVLSGPSGAGKGTICKELLRSYPNLHYSVSATTRAARAGEVHGTNYWFVSQEEFQEMIAKDDLLEWANVYGNCYGTPRQYVMELLNDGKDVILEIDTQGAMQIKNKFPEGVFIYIIPPSLNELANRIYKRGTDSLESIKTRLSCATFEIDCAQHYNYVVVNDLVEEAVRKISAIITAEKCNAKRNTLLVNDVCCCKTAES from the coding sequence ATGACGCAGCAAGGAATCTTAATTGTTTTATCCGGTCCGTCCGGAGCGGGTAAAGGGACAATTTGCAAAGAGTTGTTGCGTAGCTATCCCAATTTGCATTATTCCGTATCGGCGACGACGAGAGCGGCACGCGCAGGAGAAGTCCACGGTACAAACTACTGGTTTGTTTCACAGGAAGAGTTTCAGGAAATGATAGCGAAGGATGATTTGCTGGAATGGGCCAACGTATATGGCAATTGTTACGGAACGCCCCGCCAATATGTTATGGAACTTTTAAACGACGGTAAGGATGTTATTTTGGAGATTGATACGCAGGGCGCTATGCAGATAAAAAATAAATTTCCGGAAGGAGTTTTTATTTACATCATACCTCCTTCCCTGAATGAATTGGCCAACCGTATTTATAAACGGGGGACCGATAGCCTGGAGTCGATAAAAACCAGGCTCAGTTGCGCCACATTTGAGATTGACTGTGCGCAGCACTATAACTATGTGGTAGTAAATGATTTGGTAGAAGAAGCTGTTCGCAAGATTTCCGCCATTATCACGGCGGAAAAGTGCAATGCAAAGCGCAATACACTGTTGGTTAACGACGTGTGTTGCTGTAAAACAGCTGAATCGTAA
- the remA gene encoding extracellular matrix/biofilm regulator RemA — MEIKLINIGFGNIVSANRIVSIVSPESAPIKRIIQEARDRGMLIDATYGRRTRAVIIADSDHVILSAVQPETVAHRLASKDTSDESAE; from the coding sequence ATGGAAATTAAACTTATTAATATTGGCTTCGGTAATATCGTGTCTGCTAACCGGATTGTGTCCATTGTAAGCCCCGAGTCGGCTCCTATCAAACGTATCATCCAGGAAGCACGTGACAGGGGTATGCTGATTGACGCTACTTACGGACGCCGTACCCGGGCGGTTATCATTGCGGACAGCGACCATGTTATTTTGTCGGCGGTTCAGCCGGAAACGGTAGCCCACCGTCTGGCCAGCAAAGATACCAGCGACGAAAGTGCAGAATAG
- a CDS encoding YicC/YloC family endoribonuclease: MLKSMTGFGRGEYVDNAHRLTVEIKAVNHRYNEIVIRMPRNLNVFEDKIRRHLSHVLLRGRIDVFINIDEYGQKNREVRVDKDLAIAYHNALKELTELFAIPGSGKAENVYHIAKYPDVIRVEDIEEDALLLWEKLSQALDIASRNLLTMRMAEGSNIAQDLTARIEKLSGFIAAIEERAPQIMVEYREKLLNRMRDTLATLNVGLDEARILQEVALVAERINFTEELVRLKSHLSQFQQTLLVEEPVGRKLDFIVQEINRETNTIASKANDYCVANIVVDVKSEIEKIREQIQNIE; the protein is encoded by the coding sequence GTGCTAAAAAGCATGACCGGTTTTGGCCGAGGCGAATATGTGGACAATGCTCATCGGCTGACGGTAGAAATTAAGGCCGTAAATCATCGCTATAACGAGATTGTCATTCGTATGCCCAGAAATCTTAACGTATTTGAGGATAAGATACGCCGGCATCTTTCCCATGTATTACTTCGCGGCCGGATTGATGTTTTTATCAATATAGATGAATATGGGCAAAAGAATCGTGAGGTAAGGGTTGACAAAGACCTGGCAATCGCTTACCATAATGCCTTGAAAGAATTGACAGAGCTTTTTGCCATTCCTGGCAGCGGTAAAGCAGAAAACGTGTATCACATAGCGAAGTACCCCGATGTGATTCGCGTGGAGGACATTGAAGAAGATGCTCTCTTATTGTGGGAGAAATTATCCCAGGCTTTGGATATAGCCAGCCGGAATTTGCTGACGATGCGTATGGCGGAAGGCTCCAATATAGCTCAGGATTTGACTGCCAGAATAGAAAAACTGTCGGGATTTATTGCGGCGATTGAAGAGCGGGCGCCGCAAATCATGGTGGAATACCGTGAAAAATTGCTGAACCGGATGAGGGATACCCTGGCAACGCTGAATGTGGGGTTGGACGAGGCCCGTATTTTGCAAGAGGTAGCTCTGGTTGCGGAACGGATTAATTTTACTGAGGAACTGGTTCGGTTAAAAAGCCATTTGTCCCAGTTTCAACAGACCTTGCTCGTTGAGGAGCCCGTGGGCAGAAAACTTGATTTTATTGTGCAGGAGATCAACCGGGAAACCAACACCATTGCTTCTAAAGCGAATGATTACTGTGTTGCCAATATCGTGGTGGATGTAAAGAGCGAAATCGAGAAGATTCGGGAACAAATACAAAATATAGAGTAA
- the dapF gene encoding diaminopimelate epimerase translates to MRFQFTKWQGLGNDFVLVDCFKETITDCNQLAVAVCDRHFGIGADGLVTISSSAVADFHMRIFNSDGSEAEMCGNVTRCVARYVYENGLTDKTKISLETGAGIIRSELIFESGKVANARVDMGEPKLTRGVIPVAGQADDTAIHIPVEAAGVLYYGTCVSMGNPHCVIFTDDAAGIDLPLVGPGLEKHELFPKKINVEFVQVLDAENIRMRVWERGAGVTLACGTGACAAVAASVLNQKTKRQVTVHLDGGKLFVEWGDNNHIFMTGPAIEVFRGEYRL, encoded by the coding sequence ATGAGATTTCAATTTACCAAATGGCAAGGTCTGGGAAATGATTTTGTCCTTGTCGACTGCTTTAAGGAGACTATAACTGATTGCAATCAACTGGCGGTTGCCGTTTGTGACCGGCATTTTGGCATAGGTGCCGATGGGTTGGTTACAATTTCTTCTTCAGCGGTTGCTGATTTTCATATGCGAATTTTTAATTCCGATGGCAGTGAAGCGGAAATGTGCGGCAACGTAACTCGCTGCGTGGCCCGCTATGTATATGAGAACGGTCTGACCGATAAAACAAAGATCAGTTTGGAAACCGGTGCTGGTATTATCCGCTCGGAATTGATTTTTGAAAGCGGCAAGGTTGCCAACGCCCGGGTTGATATGGGAGAGCCGAAACTGACCCGTGGCGTTATTCCGGTAGCAGGACAGGCGGATGACACTGCTATACATATTCCGGTGGAAGCAGCTGGGGTTCTTTATTACGGTACTTGCGTTTCCATGGGAAATCCGCACTGCGTTATTTTCACGGATGATGCGGCTGGCATTGATTTGCCGTTGGTTGGTCCGGGACTTGAAAAACATGAACTGTTTCCCAAAAAGATTAATGTGGAATTTGTGCAGGTACTTGATGCGGAAAATATCCGGATGAGGGTTTGGGAGCGCGGTGCAGGAGTAACCTTAGCTTGCGGTACCGGCGCCTGCGCGGCTGTGGCGGCAAGCGTGTTAAACCAAAAGACCAAGCGGCAGGTTACCGTTCATTTGGACGGCGGCAAACTGTTTGTTGAATGGGGCGACAACAATCATATATTTATGACGGGACCGGCTATCGAAGTGTTTCGTGGAGAATATCGTCTTTAA
- a CDS encoding calcium-transporting P-type ATPase, PMR1-type, whose protein sequence is MEQWHRRTVDEIIGFWQTEVNEGLSSKEVKEKLQRFGFNEMAAQEKIAWWKKLVAQFQDFMVLVLLAATLISAFLGEFADAATILIIVIINAILGFVQEYRAEKSLQALQKLSAPTARVLRNGNLQQIPARELVPGDILIIETGDKLAADCRLIETKGLEIEEAALTGESLPVSKAASLLCNEASALGDRKNMVYAGTSVTRGRGTAIVCDTGMRTEVGRIADMLQTAEQEPTPLEIRLAKLGHLLVWGCLAVCLVVVLTGIWKGEPLFLMCMAGISLAVAAIPEGLPAIVTVSLALGVQRMIRRNAIIRKLPAVETLGCTTVICSDKTGTLTQNTMTVRQVFAGSHAFEVTGNGYDIKGEFLLNQAKVNLQREKALQVCLTVGALCNNSVLKRNNVGISGLWRRAQADSWSIEGDPTEGALVVAAGKAGIWRETVEKTQPRLGEVPFTSERRCMSVVYGQKGLYTLYTKGAADTVMEVCKYYNKGNVEVILTPEMKEQIMTAHDGMASQALRVLALAYRKLGPQQVNKDALDESVERDMVFAGLIGMIDPPRSEVKQAILSCRQAGIKTVMITGDHRDTAIAIASELQIYQENSSYALAGHELEKLDDKELDKIVDQVAVYARVSPAHKLRIVKALKRRGHVVAMTGDGINDAPAIKEANIGVAMGKAGTDVTKEASAMVLADDNFTTIVAAIEEGRGIYENIRKFIRYLLSCNLGEVLTMFIASLLGFPLPLLPVQILWVNLVTDGFPAMALGIDPNQRDIMQRPPRNPEESVFSRGLSRKIIMRGIQISCSTVGIFALVYLLQDNLQLARTMAFVTLVLSQMFHVFDCRSEIFTAFEVGLTKNKYLVLAVTGSVLMQIGVVYHPFFQGIFQTVPMSLFDWLLVVAISGWTFITSGVRYAFRKKRYMFSQPKRA, encoded by the coding sequence ATGGAACAGTGGCATAGGCGTACTGTAGACGAGATCATCGGATTTTGGCAAACTGAAGTTAACGAAGGTTTATCCTCTAAAGAAGTTAAAGAAAAATTGCAACGGTTTGGTTTTAATGAAATGGCAGCCCAGGAGAAAATAGCATGGTGGAAAAAACTTGTAGCCCAGTTTCAGGATTTTATGGTGCTGGTATTGCTGGCAGCTACATTAATTTCAGCCTTTTTAGGGGAATTTGCCGATGCGGCCACGATCTTAATTATTGTAATCATTAATGCCATTTTAGGTTTTGTACAGGAATATAGGGCCGAAAAATCCTTGCAAGCCTTACAGAAACTATCCGCACCAACTGCCAGAGTCCTGCGTAACGGAAATTTGCAGCAAATCCCGGCCAGAGAGCTTGTGCCCGGTGATATTCTGATTATAGAGACAGGCGACAAACTGGCTGCCGATTGCCGTTTGATAGAAACGAAAGGTTTGGAGATAGAAGAGGCCGCCTTAACCGGGGAATCGCTGCCGGTAAGTAAGGCGGCAAGCTTGCTCTGCAACGAAGCCAGCGCTTTGGGTGACCGGAAAAACATGGTGTACGCCGGTACAAGCGTCACCAGGGGGCGGGGGACCGCCATTGTTTGTGATACCGGCATGCGGACAGAAGTCGGGCGCATTGCCGATATGCTACAGACGGCAGAACAGGAACCTACACCGCTGGAAATCAGGCTGGCTAAACTGGGGCACTTACTGGTTTGGGGTTGCCTGGCTGTTTGCCTGGTTGTAGTGCTTACCGGCATCTGGAAAGGGGAACCGCTTTTTTTAATGTGCATGGCGGGAATTAGTTTAGCAGTTGCTGCTATTCCGGAAGGCCTGCCGGCAATTGTGACAGTTTCGCTTGCTTTGGGTGTTCAGCGCATGATTCGCCGCAATGCAATTATCCGTAAGTTGCCGGCCGTGGAGACGCTGGGCTGCACGACGGTAATCTGCTCGGATAAAACAGGCACGTTGACGCAAAATACCATGACGGTACGGCAGGTTTTTGCCGGGAGTCATGCGTTTGAAGTGACCGGAAACGGGTATGATATTAAAGGGGAGTTTCTTCTTAATCAAGCCAAAGTAAATCTCCAGCGGGAAAAAGCGCTGCAGGTATGCTTAACGGTTGGCGCTTTGTGCAATAACAGTGTTCTTAAACGCAATAATGTGGGCATCAGCGGCTTATGGCGCAGGGCTCAGGCTGATAGCTGGTCGATCGAAGGTGATCCCACCGAAGGGGCGTTAGTAGTGGCGGCGGGAAAAGCCGGTATATGGCGGGAAACGGTGGAAAAAACGCAACCCCGTTTGGGTGAAGTACCGTTTACATCGGAGCGTAGATGCATGTCGGTAGTGTATGGTCAGAAGGGCTTATATACTTTATATACCAAAGGCGCTGCCGATACTGTTATGGAGGTGTGTAAATATTATAATAAGGGCAATGTGGAAGTTATACTTACGCCTGAAATGAAGGAACAAATCATGACTGCCCATGACGGTATGGCCTCACAGGCCTTGCGTGTTTTGGCCCTGGCTTACCGTAAGCTGGGACCACAGCAGGTCAATAAGGATGCTCTGGATGAAAGCGTGGAACGGGATATGGTCTTTGCCGGATTAATCGGCATGATCGATCCGCCGCGCAGTGAAGTGAAGCAGGCTATTCTATCTTGCCGGCAGGCGGGGATCAAGACGGTTATGATCACCGGTGACCATCGGGATACGGCCATCGCCATTGCGAGCGAATTGCAGATCTACCAGGAAAATAGCAGTTATGCTCTTGCCGGGCACGAGCTGGAAAAGCTGGATGACAAAGAACTTGATAAAATTGTCGATCAAGTTGCTGTGTATGCCCGGGTATCTCCCGCCCATAAGCTGAGAATTGTAAAAGCGTTGAAACGCCGCGGCCATGTTGTGGCTATGACCGGTGACGGAATTAATGATGCCCCGGCTATAAAAGAGGCTAATATCGGGGTAGCCATGGGGAAAGCCGGGACGGATGTAACTAAAGAGGCTTCTGCCATGGTACTGGCTGATGACAATTTTACGACTATCGTTGCCGCCATAGAGGAAGGCCGGGGCATTTATGAAAATATCCGCAAGTTTATCCGTTATCTGTTGTCCTGTAATCTGGGAGAGGTCTTGACTATGTTTATTGCCTCGCTGCTTGGTTTCCCATTGCCACTGCTGCCGGTACAAATTCTTTGGGTGAATTTAGTGACTGACGGTTTTCCGGCCATGGCGCTGGGGATTGATCCGAACCAACGCGATATTATGCAGCGACCGCCGCGAAATCCGGAAGAAAGCGTGTTTTCTCGGGGGCTCAGCCGGAAAATTATTATGCGTGGTATCCAGATTTCCTGCAGTACCGTAGGAATTTTCGCTCTTGTCTATCTTTTGCAGGATAATTTGCAGTTGGCAAGAACGATGGCATTTGTTACACTGGTATTATCACAGATGTTTCATGTTTTCGATTGCCGTTCGGAGATATTCACAGCATTTGAGGTCGGTTTAACTAAAAATAAGTATCTGGTGCTGGCGGTGACCGGTTCTGTTTTAATGCAGATCGGAGTAGTATATCATCCCTTTTTTCAAGGTATATTCCAGACCGTTCCCATGTCACTCTTTGACTGGCTGCTGGTGGTAGCCATTTCTGGCTGGACGTTCATCACAAGCGGTGTGCGATATGCTTTTCGAAAGAAAAGGTATATGTTTTCACAGCCCAAACGTGCTTAG
- a CDS encoding Rqc2 family fibronectin-binding protein translates to MSLDGFSLSLLITELNQTLTGGRIDRIYQPDKHTLTLLVRQLNETIRLLISIKPENPCMYISAALPENPAAPPAFCMLLRKHLEDGRIASLSQHGLDRTVFIDIDVRNERGELVTKRLVVELMGKHSNIIFTQNNLIVDAIRRIGTNVSSYRQVLPGRQYEYPPGPLGHDLLRGSIPDFIAQLSLENDLSLAKAIVKITSGIGPVTAREIVWRSGLPADIMVNALDKSDLAAVSEAIYSIRNLLQKDPLQPSLVMDATNRIVAMAAFKLEHLTAGQRQTFPTMSQLLEFTSDQKGIQKPPEKIMVEKLLTGEISKQKRKLAALTAELADANACDQLRLYADILMAHLYQSLPTRCEQIILPNIYSTTEGDTAIIPLDPSLSVLENAQAYYGKYNKLKRAQDLLAEQLSHCRQEIAYLESIQVALADTSLQAELAEIKQELTQAGYVKPTAKRRSPTAPTAPLQVASSNGAIILIGKNNRQNDALTCKQARPDDLWFHAKDIPGSHVILRTETVPPPEQIIREAAQLAAYFSKARQSANVPVDFTKRRHVKKPAGAKPGFVIYDHQKTLYVTPPDEQTVQQKLKETGK, encoded by the coding sequence ATGAGTCTTGACGGTTTTTCCTTATCCTTATTGATTACAGAACTTAACCAAACCTTAACAGGCGGCCGGATTGATCGGATTTATCAACCGGATAAACATACCCTGACCTTGCTTGTGCGGCAGCTAAACGAAACAATACGTTTATTGATTAGTATTAAACCGGAAAATCCCTGCATGTACATAAGTGCCGCCTTGCCGGAAAATCCTGCAGCTCCGCCCGCGTTTTGCATGCTACTCCGCAAACACCTGGAAGACGGACGCATTGCATCCCTCTCCCAACACGGCCTGGACCGTACAGTGTTTATTGACATCGACGTCAGAAATGAACGGGGCGAGCTGGTAACCAAGCGTCTGGTGGTCGAACTGATGGGTAAACACAGCAATATTATTTTCACGCAAAACAACCTGATTGTTGATGCCATTCGCCGCATCGGGACCAATGTAAGCTCCTACCGGCAGGTACTTCCCGGCAGGCAGTATGAATATCCCCCGGGTCCTTTAGGACATGATCTATTACGCGGCAGTATCCCCGATTTCATAGCACAGCTTTCCCTGGAAAACGATCTTTCCCTGGCTAAGGCCATTGTAAAAATCACCAGCGGCATAGGTCCGGTAACAGCCCGTGAAATCGTCTGGCGCAGCGGACTCCCGGCGGATATTATGGTGAATGCTTTGGATAAATCCGATCTTGCCGCCGTATCCGAAGCAATTTACAGCATTAGAAACTTACTCCAGAAAGACCCTTTGCAGCCATCGCTGGTTATGGATGCGACTAACCGCATCGTCGCTATGGCTGCTTTTAAACTGGAGCACCTCACGGCAGGTCAGCGGCAAACCTTTCCTACCATGAGCCAACTACTCGAATTTACCAGTGATCAAAAGGGAATCCAAAAGCCGCCGGAAAAAATCATGGTAGAAAAACTGCTGACCGGTGAAATCAGTAAGCAAAAACGCAAACTTGCTGCGCTAACCGCGGAACTGGCCGATGCCAATGCCTGTGACCAGCTTCGCCTGTACGCCGACATTTTGATGGCTCATCTGTACCAGTCCTTGCCTACCCGCTGCGAACAGATTATTCTGCCCAATATATACAGCACCACCGAAGGGGACACCGCGATAATTCCGCTTGACCCATCCCTGTCGGTTTTGGAAAACGCCCAGGCATATTACGGAAAATATAACAAACTTAAGCGGGCTCAGGACTTGCTTGCCGAACAACTTTCTCATTGCCGTCAGGAAATAGCCTATCTGGAAAGCATCCAGGTGGCATTGGCCGACACTTCCTTACAGGCAGAGCTAGCCGAAATCAAACAGGAACTTACCCAGGCAGGCTATGTTAAGCCTACGGCGAAGCGCCGTTCTCCTACCGCTCCAACCGCTCCCTTACAGGTAGCGTCAAGCAATGGAGCAATCATATTGATCGGCAAGAACAACCGTCAAAACGATGCTCTTACCTGTAAACAGGCACGTCCGGATGATCTGTGGTTCCATGCCAAAGATATTCCGGGGTCTCACGTCATTCTCCGTACCGAGACAGTGCCGCCGCCGGAACAAATCATTCGGGAAGCGGCACAATTAGCAGCCTATTTTAGTAAAGCCCGGCAATCCGCCAATGTTCCGGTTGACTTTACCAAGCGGCGTCATGTAAAAAAACCGGCCGGTGCCAAACCGGGATTTGTCATTTATGATCATCAAAAAACTTTGTATGTGACACCACCGGACGAACAAACCGTTCAGCAAAAGCTCAAGGAAACCGGGAAATAA
- the pyrR gene encoding bifunctional pyr operon transcriptional regulator/uracil phosphoribosyltransferase PyrR, with amino-acid sequence MANRVEKTVLMDAQALQRAITRVAHEVIEKNKGVQDIILVGIRTRGVPLAERLAATIEKIEGVKVPVGILDITLYRDDLSTLSYQPIVHQTQIPGDINGKKIILVDDVLYTGRTARAALDAVMDIGRAKVIQLAVLVDRGHRELPIRADYVGKNVPTASREIVSVKLSQVDGNDQVVIEEITE; translated from the coding sequence ATGGCTAATAGAGTTGAAAAAACCGTATTGATGGATGCGCAGGCTTTACAACGGGCCATTACACGAGTTGCCCATGAGGTTATTGAAAAGAATAAAGGGGTACAGGATATTATCCTGGTGGGGATACGGACGCGCGGCGTGCCGTTGGCAGAGCGCCTGGCGGCGACTATTGAAAAGATAGAGGGTGTAAAGGTTCCGGTCGGTATTTTGGATATTACTTTATACCGGGATGATTTATCCACGCTCAGTTATCAGCCGATTGTGCATCAGACACAAATCCCCGGCGATATTAACGGCAAGAAAATCATCTTGGTTGACGATGTATTATACACCGGCAGAACGGCCCGGGCAGCGCTGGACGCGGTAATGGATATTGGCCGGGCCAAGGTTATCCAGCTTGCCGTTTTGGTTGACCGTGGCCATCGTGAGCTGCCGATCAGAGCGGATTATGTCGGTAAAAATGTTCCCACCGCCAGCCGGGAGATTGTTAGTGTGAAATTATCACAGGTTGACGGAAACGATCAGGTTGTTATCGAAGAAATAACGGAATAA
- a CDS encoding RluA family pseudouridine synthase, with amino-acid sequence MAVVDETVIPNERLDVFLTNRLPDTTRSFVQKLIRDKQVTVNAKEAKANYRVQPGDIVKVIWPEPKTVDVLAEDIPLDILYEDEDIIVINKARGMVVHPATGNYQGTLVNALLEHCTNLSGINGEIRPGIVHRLDKDTSGVMVAAKNDRAHVSLAQQIKNRTAGRIYWAIVQGNIKEDTGTIHAPIGRHPTDRKKMAVTFSNSKEAITNFTVITRFGEYTLVECKLLTGRTHQIRVHMAYIGHPVVGDPKYGSPKSRFSIDGQALHGKKLRLEHPVTGQEMVFEAPLPDDMQSILNSLQNRKG; translated from the coding sequence ATGGCCGTAGTGGATGAAACTGTGATACCTAATGAACGGCTGGATGTGTTTTTGACCAACCGGTTGCCGGATACGACCCGGAGCTTTGTCCAGAAGCTGATCCGTGACAAGCAGGTTACGGTAAATGCGAAAGAGGCAAAAGCAAATTACCGGGTACAACCGGGTGATATTGTCAAAGTAATATGGCCAGAGCCCAAAACAGTCGATGTGCTGGCCGAGGACATTCCGCTTGACATACTCTATGAAGATGAAGATATTATTGTTATAAATAAAGCGCGGGGTATGGTGGTACATCCGGCTACCGGCAATTATCAGGGAACGCTGGTCAATGCTTTATTGGAGCATTGTACTAATTTATCCGGTATAAATGGAGAAATCCGGCCGGGGATTGTACACCGTTTGGATAAGGATACTTCCGGTGTGATGGTAGCGGCCAAGAATGACCGGGCTCATGTCAGCCTGGCTCAGCAAATAAAAAACCGGACGGCCGGCCGGATCTACTGGGCGATTGTACAAGGCAATATTAAGGAGGACACCGGAACCATTCATGCGCCGATTGGCCGTCATCCCACTGACCGGAAAAAAATGGCCGTTACGTTTAGTAATAGTAAGGAGGCCATTACCAACTTTACAGTGATTACACGTTTTGGCGAATATACCTTGGTAGAATGCAAGCTTTTAACCGGGCGAACCCATCAAATCAGGGTACACATGGCCTATATCGGTCATCCGGTGGTCGGTGATCCAAAATACGGATCGCCTAAATCACGATTTTCGATTGACGGACAGGCTTTACACGGTAAAAAATTAAGATTGGAACATCCGGTTACCGGACAGGAAATGGTCTTTGAAGCACCGTTGCCTGATGACATGCAAAGCATATTAAACAGCTTACAAAACAGAAAAGGGTGA
- the lspA gene encoding signal peptidase II — protein MPILLLSILVIIVDQLTKYYIQTHLEPGMSIPVIPKIFHITYVLNPGAAFGILEHKTAFFVLIATLMVGAVLYFYPRIPREDILLRAGICLMTGGAVGNVIDRLKTSYVVDFFDFRIWPVFNVADIAIVTGVIVIIIDIIFFKKGLNESE, from the coding sequence GTGCCAATATTACTGTTATCAATACTTGTAATTATTGTGGATCAATTGACTAAGTACTATATTCAAACCCATTTAGAGCCAGGCATGTCCATACCGGTTATTCCAAAGATTTTTCATATTACTTATGTTTTAAATCCGGGAGCGGCTTTTGGCATATTGGAGCACAAAACAGCTTTTTTTGTTTTGATAGCTACTCTCATGGTTGGGGCAGTCCTATATTTTTATCCTCGCATTCCCCGGGAGGATATTTTATTGCGGGCAGGAATTTGTCTCATGACCGGCGGTGCGGTGGGTAATGTGATTGACCGGCTTAAGACTAGTTATGTGGTTGATTTTTTTGATTTTAGAATCTGGCCGGTTTTTAATGTGGCGGATATCGCGATTGTGACCGGTGTGATTGTAATTATTATTGATATCATCTTTTTTAAAAAAGGACTGAACGAGAGTGAATGA
- a CDS encoding GTPase, producing the protein MRELVIVGRPNSGKTMFALNFADYLGSRTVDITAKSFDGLMTCRHFSIEEAKRELCAMTLHKTRLVQSFVLKIPVGKTTANFMLTDTCGISESIHPDETIRRGMAQTLKILRSAEGILHIVDLTAIREHNVGTEIDREIYSYGMTRRNYVLLANKIDLPVARDSVKRLPMLFPDTPILTISALYLHGFREVKNYVRHTI; encoded by the coding sequence GTGCGGGAACTGGTGATTGTCGGCAGGCCTAACTCCGGTAAAACCATGTTTGCCTTAAATTTTGCCGATTATTTGGGAAGCCGGACAGTGGATATAACGGCAAAGAGCTTTGACGGACTTATGACCTGCCGGCATTTTTCCATCGAAGAGGCAAAACGGGAACTCTGCGCGATGACCTTGCATAAAACCCGTCTCGTGCAGTCTTTTGTCCTTAAAATCCCGGTTGGCAAGACAACGGCCAATTTCATGCTGACCGACACTTGCGGCATTAGTGAAAGTATTCATCCTGATGAAACTATCCGGAGGGGAATGGCCCAAACCCTTAAAATATTGCGATCAGCGGAAGGTATTTTACATATCGTTGATTTAACGGCTATCAGAGAGCACAATGTCGGGACGGAGATTGACCGGGAGATATATAGCTATGGCATGACGCGACGCAATTATGTTCTGTTGGCGAATAAGATTGATTTGCCTGTGGCAAGAGACTCTGTCAAAAGACTGCCAATGCTGTTTCCCGATACGCCGATATTAACTATATCGGCACTTTATCTGCATGGTTTTAGAGAGGTGAAAAACTATGTTAGACATACTATCTGA
- a CDS encoding AAA family ATPase — protein sequence MKYICPQEVITAIAAGDISALDGFRQMRDMDQRMDAAMRKPASSKQKAEDSSKKMEEILRELDALIGLNEVKKLVREIYAFLEIQKRREKEHLITEPLVLHMIFKGNPGTGKTTVARILGKIFCEMGVLSRGHLLEVERADLVGEYIGHTAQKTREQLKKAYGGILFIDEAYSLARGGEKDFGKESIDVLVKAMEDHKNELILILAGYRDEMDGFLQANPGLHSRFPIHINFLDYTQEELLAISEQMCNKRQYRFTKEAKLALLKLLIRPSGEKEEHFGNARTIRNIIERAIRRQAVRLMAKQVTTREDLVTLEAEDLLEVK from the coding sequence ATGAAATACATATGTCCCCAGGAGGTCATTACAGCAATCGCCGCAGGCGATATATCGGCACTGGACGGTTTCCGGCAAATGCGGGATATGGATCAGCGGATGGATGCAGCTATGCGAAAACCTGCAAGCAGTAAACAAAAAGCTGAAGACAGCAGCAAAAAGATGGAAGAGATTTTGCGGGAATTGGATGCTCTCATTGGTCTGAACGAAGTGAAAAAACTGGTTAGAGAAATATACGCTTTTCTGGAAATTCAAAAACGCCGGGAAAAGGAGCATTTAATTACCGAACCTTTGGTTTTGCACATGATTTTTAAAGGTAATCCCGGAACCGGCAAGACTACGGTGGCCCGTATTCTGGGAAAAATTTTCTGTGAAATGGGTGTTTTAAGCCGTGGCCATTTGCTGGAAGTCGAGCGGGCTGATTTGGTCGGCGAATATATTGGACATACGGCGCAAAAAACCCGGGAGCAATTGAAAAAGGCCTATGGAGGAATTTTATTCATTGACGAGGCTTATTCGCTGGCCCGGGGCGGGGAAAAGGATTTTGGCAAAGAATCAATTGACGTGCTGGTAAAAGCCATGGAGGATCACAAAAATGAACTGATTCTGATATTAGCCGGTTATAGAGACGAAATGGATGGCTTTCTCCAAGCCAACCCGGGGCTACATTCCCGTTTTCCCATTCATATTAATTTCCTTGATTATACACAGGAAGAATTACTGGCTATTTCGGAACAGATGTGCAACAAACGTCAGTACCGGTTTACGAAGGAAGCAAAGCTGGCTTTATTAAAACTGCTGATCCGTCCTTCCGGTGAGAAAGAAGAGCATTTTGGCAATGCCAGGACGATTCGTAATATTATAGAAAGAGCAATCCGCCGACAGGCGGTCAGGTTGATGGCCAAACAAGTCACAACCAGAGAGGATTTAGTTACACTGGAAGCGGAAGACCTTCTGGAGGTGAAATAG